From the Nonlabens marinus S1-08 genome, one window contains:
- a CDS encoding 3'-5' exonuclease produces the protein MKLNLHRPICFFDLETTGTNISKDRIVEISIHKVFPDGTEKTFTYRINPTVPIPAATTAVHGITDDMVKEEPTFKEMAHKINEIIKDSDLAGFNSNRFDIPLLAEEMLRAGVDFEMGNRNAIDIQNIFHKMEQRTLVAAYKFYCDKDLTDAHSAEADTIATYEVLKGQLDRYPELENDMKSLSEFSTRRKPVDFAGMLAYNDKGEECFNFGKHKGKRIVDVLEQEPGYYSWIQNADFPLYTKKVLTAIKLRGFNQ, from the coding sequence ATGAAGCTGAACCTGCACCGTCCTATTTGCTTTTTTGACTTGGAGACTACCGGCACTAATATTTCCAAAGACCGAATTGTAGAGATTTCCATTCATAAGGTGTTTCCCGACGGTACAGAAAAAACCTTTACTTACCGCATCAATCCTACGGTTCCTATTCCCGCAGCTACTACTGCAGTTCATGGAATTACAGATGATATGGTGAAGGAGGAACCTACTTTTAAGGAAATGGCGCACAAAATCAACGAGATTATCAAGGACTCTGACCTTGCTGGTTTTAACTCCAATCGATTTGATATTCCCTTACTTGCAGAAGAAATGCTGCGCGCCGGTGTGGATTTTGAGATGGGTAATCGCAATGCCATTGACATTCAAAATATTTTCCATAAAATGGAACAACGCACACTGGTTGCTGCTTATAAGTTTTATTGCGATAAGGATTTGACTGACGCGCACAGTGCTGAGGCAGATACCATCGCTACATATGAAGTACTTAAAGGTCAGCTAGACCGCTATCCAGAACTGGAAAATGATATGAAGTCTCTTTCTGAATTTTCAACGCGTCGCAAGCCGGTTGATTTTGCTGGAATGCTGGCATATAACGATAAAGGAGAAGAATGTTTTAATTTTGGAAAGCACAAAGGCAAGCGCATTGTGGATGTTCTGGAACAAGAGCCTGGATATTACAGCTGGATTCAAAATGCTGATTTCCCGTTGTATACTAAAAAGGTATTAACCGCGATTAAGTTGCGTGGCTTTAATCAATAG
- a CDS encoding O-antigen translocase: protein MRNLMRRFNRNLLLKVAGYNSVNILLRIGIGGIMSWILARMIGPNGMAVMGNLRNFFQGLQSFSVLGLENGLVSYATQYKEDQKPLLETYGTAWIASLSITLLLSVAVFLTAGWLDAYLIGLSTSYAFVFQAMAVAMPFYVLFVLITSLLQGFEWYKQFITINIIINLVIFAVSVILIYAYALSGALISIVIAPIFQCGVGAMLWNRNRPDIKLRSILVFGYHSERLRPLLSYSAMALASAVLIPITYIAIRQDVRAVLGDVIAGDWEMLQRISGYYMLFVTTLISLYVLPQLSKDFSSRVYRSTVTHFYKTILPLVALGLVAIYLSRELIVSFLFTEEFVDMIPMFKWQLAGDFIKIITTVLAFRFIAINDLKRYLIAEVVSLSTFYIANYFMIRYYGNNGTVIAYLVSYLCYGIALLLLLRKELFKNS from the coding sequence ATGAGAAATTTGATGCGGCGATTCAACCGTAATCTATTACTCAAGGTTGCGGGATACAATTCTGTAAACATTTTATTGCGCATAGGGATAGGAGGCATCATGTCTTGGATTTTGGCTCGCATGATAGGTCCCAATGGGATGGCGGTGATGGGAAACCTTCGCAACTTTTTTCAAGGTTTACAGAGCTTTAGTGTATTGGGGCTAGAAAATGGTCTGGTCAGCTACGCCACCCAGTACAAAGAAGATCAAAAACCCTTACTAGAAACCTACGGTACGGCGTGGATTGCAAGCCTGTCGATCACTCTATTGTTGAGTGTCGCAGTGTTTTTAACTGCGGGATGGCTAGATGCTTATTTAATAGGGCTTTCTACAAGCTACGCATTTGTATTCCAAGCCATGGCAGTAGCCATGCCTTTTTACGTTCTTTTTGTACTTATCACTTCCTTGTTGCAGGGTTTTGAGTGGTACAAGCAATTCATTACCATCAATATTATTATTAACCTCGTCATATTTGCGGTGAGTGTTATTCTAATTTATGCTTATGCGCTTTCGGGTGCCTTGATTTCTATTGTCATTGCGCCCATTTTTCAATGTGGTGTAGGGGCGATGCTGTGGAATCGTAATAGACCTGATATCAAATTACGATCGATACTTGTCTTTGGATACCATTCGGAACGATTGCGACCGTTATTGAGTTATAGTGCGATGGCATTAGCAAGTGCTGTTTTAATTCCGATTACTTATATCGCTATTAGGCAAGACGTAAGAGCTGTTCTTGGCGATGTAATTGCTGGCGATTGGGAAATGTTGCAGCGCATTTCGGGATATTATATGCTGTTTGTAACCACGTTGATCAGTCTGTATGTATTACCACAATTAAGCAAGGACTTCTCAAGTAGAGTATACCGGTCAACTGTTACTCACTTCTATAAAACAATTTTACCGCTTGTAGCTTTAGGGCTTGTGGCGATTTATCTGTCTAGAGAATTAATTGTCAGTTTTTTATTTACCGAAGAATTTGTGGACATGATTCCTATGTTCAAATGGCAGCTGGCTGGAGATTTTATCAAAATCATCACTACAGTACTGGCATTTCGATTTATTGCCATCAATGATTTGAAGCGTTATTTAATTGCGGAAGTGGTGAGTCTCTCTACCTTTTATATTGCCAATTATTTCATGATTCGCTACTACGGTAACAATGGTACTGTGATAGCTTACCTGGTCAGCTATTTATGTTATGGAATTGCATTACTCCTCTTATTGAGAAAGGAGCTTTTCAAGAATTCCTAA
- a CDS encoding DegT/DnrJ/EryC1/StrS family aminotransferase has product MDLPALQQRFAQRDREALQELQEAGQFIAGGPVDRFEADFADYCDVNHCVSCGNGLDALIILLRADQSLGNLPQNARILVPAHTYIATFLSIVEAGMIPVPVDVNPILLTVDVIEAQLGSFDAIVAVDIYGKLVDDEVYAFAKANNLHIYTDTAQSHGAKTATGVKSGARGRGSAFSFYPTKNLGAMGDAGAITCNDDLLARTARQIANYGRSSRFVNDVKGVNSRMDTLQAAFLNNRLLFLDNDNKKRYKIAQTYVEQIENEKVKLPELKFLEENAIHVFPVFVDDREKFVAYLSGHGIQTNCHYAIAPHQQDAFKELNHLQFPQTEYLHQTEVSLPCHPLLEDHEIQEIIIAINEYT; this is encoded by the coding sequence TTGGACTTACCAGCCTTGCAGCAGCGATTTGCGCAGCGCGATCGAGAGGCCTTGCAAGAGTTGCAAGAAGCGGGACAATTTATAGCTGGTGGGCCAGTGGATCGATTTGAGGCAGATTTTGCTGACTATTGTGACGTCAATCACTGTGTGAGTTGTGGTAATGGTCTCGATGCTTTAATCATCCTGTTGCGTGCTGATCAATCTCTGGGCAATCTTCCTCAAAACGCCCGTATCTTAGTTCCTGCTCATACCTACATCGCTACATTTTTAAGTATAGTGGAGGCGGGAATGATTCCGGTTCCAGTGGATGTCAATCCTATACTTTTAACGGTGGATGTCATTGAGGCCCAACTGGGGTCCTTTGACGCTATAGTGGCAGTAGATATTTATGGGAAGCTAGTAGATGATGAAGTTTACGCTTTCGCGAAAGCGAACAACTTACACATCTACACTGACACAGCACAATCTCACGGTGCTAAAACTGCTACCGGAGTAAAATCAGGCGCTCGCGGAAGAGGCAGTGCTTTCTCATTCTACCCAACTAAAAACTTGGGAGCTATGGGCGATGCTGGAGCCATCACCTGCAATGATGACCTGCTAGCTAGAACTGCTCGACAAATTGCTAATTACGGTCGCAGTTCCAGATTTGTGAACGATGTTAAAGGCGTGAACAGTCGTATGGATACATTACAAGCCGCGTTTTTAAACAACCGCTTGTTGTTCCTAGACAATGACAACAAGAAACGCTACAAGATTGCCCAGACCTATGTGGAACAAATTGAAAATGAAAAAGTCAAGCTTCCTGAGTTAAAGTTTCTTGAGGAAAACGCCATACACGTGTTTCCCGTTTTTGTGGACGATAGGGAGAAGTTTGTAGCCTATTTAAGCGGTCATGGAATACAGACCAATTGTCATTATGCCATTGCACCACATCAACAGGATGCGTTTAAAGAATTGAATCATTTACAATTCCCACAAACCGAATACCTACATCAAACGGAAGTGAGTCTCCCATGCCACCCATTGCTGGAGGATCATGAAATACAAGAAATTATTATTGCCATAAATGAGTATACATGA
- the typA gene encoding translational GTPase TypA produces MKDIRNIAIIAHVDHGKTTLVDKILHHCEIFRENETTGDLILDNNDIERERGITILAKNVSVMYKGTKINIIDTPGHADFGGEVERVLNMADGVLLLVDAFEGPMPQTRFVLQKAIDLGLKPCVVVNKVDKENCTPDEVHESVFDLMFELGAEEWQLDFPTVYGSAKNNWMSDDWKNETDSIEPLLDMVIEHVPAPKVEEGTTQLLITSLDFSNYTGRIAIGRIKRGSIKEGQNVTLCKRDGSQTKTKVKEVYVFDGMGKAKAEEVMAGDICAIVGLEGFEIGDSVADFENPEAMETIAIDEPTMSMLFTINDSPFFGKDGKFVTSRHIKDRLTKELEKNLALQVHDTGAADKFMVFGRGVLHLSVLIETMRREGYELQIGQPQVIIKEIDGVKCEPIEELSIDLPENVSGKAVDMVTLRKGEMTSMAPKGERMLIEFKIPSRGIIGLRNQLITATAGEAIMNHRFIGFEPYKGEIQGRINGSMISMEKGTSIPYSMDKLQDRGKFFIHPGEEIYGGQVVGENSRPDDLAINLTKTKKLSNVRSAGNDDKVKIAPPVKFTLEEALEYIQKDEYVEVTPNFLRLRKIFLDENERKRRNKELS; encoded by the coding sequence ATGAAAGATATTAGAAACATTGCGATTATTGCTCACGTTGACCACGGTAAAACGACCCTGGTAGACAAGATTTTACACCACTGTGAAATATTCCGTGAGAATGAAACTACGGGAGATTTGATCCTAGATAATAATGATATTGAACGGGAACGCGGGATTACCATCCTTGCTAAAAACGTTTCAGTGATGTATAAAGGGACGAAGATCAATATTATTGACACGCCTGGTCACGCCGATTTTGGTGGAGAGGTAGAACGTGTATTGAACATGGCTGACGGTGTATTGTTGTTAGTAGATGCCTTTGAAGGCCCTATGCCACAAACTCGTTTTGTATTACAAAAAGCGATCGACCTAGGTTTGAAACCTTGTGTTGTTGTAAATAAAGTAGATAAAGAAAACTGTACTCCAGACGAGGTTCACGAGTCTGTTTTTGACTTGATGTTCGAATTGGGTGCTGAAGAATGGCAACTGGATTTCCCTACTGTTTATGGTAGTGCGAAGAACAACTGGATGTCTGACGACTGGAAAAATGAAACAGACAGTATCGAGCCACTGTTAGATATGGTTATCGAGCATGTTCCAGCTCCTAAAGTGGAAGAAGGAACAACTCAATTGTTGATTACATCTCTAGACTTCTCTAACTACACCGGTCGTATCGCGATAGGCCGTATCAAGAGAGGTTCTATAAAGGAAGGACAAAATGTTACATTATGTAAGCGTGATGGATCACAAACTAAAACTAAAGTCAAAGAAGTATATGTCTTTGACGGTATGGGAAAAGCCAAGGCAGAAGAAGTAATGGCTGGTGATATTTGTGCGATTGTAGGTTTAGAAGGTTTTGAAATAGGCGACTCTGTCGCAGATTTTGAAAACCCTGAAGCTATGGAAACCATCGCTATCGATGAGCCTACCATGAGCATGTTGTTCACGATCAACGATTCCCCATTCTTCGGTAAGGATGGAAAATTTGTGACTTCTCGTCACATTAAGGATCGCTTGACTAAGGAATTAGAGAAAAACCTTGCATTGCAAGTTCACGATACAGGAGCGGCAGATAAGTTCATGGTTTTCGGCCGTGGGGTATTGCACCTTTCTGTATTGATTGAAACTATGCGTCGTGAAGGTTATGAGTTGCAGATAGGTCAACCACAAGTTATCATCAAGGAGATTGATGGTGTAAAATGTGAGCCTATTGAAGAGCTTTCTATTGACTTGCCAGAAAACGTAAGTGGTAAGGCAGTAGACATGGTAACCTTGAGAAAAGGTGAAATGACTAGTATGGCGCCTAAAGGAGAGCGTATGTTGATTGAATTCAAAATACCTTCTCGCGGTATCATAGGCCTTAGAAACCAATTGATCACAGCAACAGCTGGAGAAGCGATCATGAACCACCGTTTTATCGGGTTCGAACCTTATAAAGGCGAGATTCAAGGACGTATCAATGGTTCTATGATCTCTATGGAAAAGGGAACTTCTATTCCTTATTCTATGGATAAACTACAAGACCGCGGTAAGTTCTTCATCCACCCAGGTGAAGAGATTTATGGAGGACAAGTAGTAGGCGAGAACTCTAGACCGGATGATCTTGCGATCAACTTGACAAAGACTAAGAAACTTTCTAACGTACGTAGTGCAGGAAATGATGATAAAGTAAAAATCGCTCCACCAGTGAAATTTACTCTTGAAGAAGCACTAGAATACATCCAGAAGGATGAATATGTTGAGGTAACTCCTAACTTCTTGAGATTGCGTAAAATTTTCCTAGATGAAAACGAGCGCAAACGTAGAAACAAAGAATTGAGCTAA
- a CDS encoding alpha/beta hydrolase has protein sequence MRQLLFAAFFLYQFTSIAQSVSKKPLEIGETLSFNSKYLKEKRVLNVYLPESYSSSANETYPVIYVLDGSIDEDFLHMAGLIQFQSYPWINKVPEAIVVGIANVDRKRDFTDESSQAADKKELPTSGGSSAFISFLDDEVIPLIEKSYRTNDSSTIVGQSLGGLLITEILYRHSNMFDNYLIVSPSLWWDDERWLLSEPAYINNSKSVYIAVGKEGEVMERVAQSLYEKLQLMIGKDHSIHFRYFDNLDHGDTLHLAAYHGLEEIFKFRRM, from the coding sequence ATGAGACAACTTCTATTCGCTGCATTTTTTCTATATCAATTTACGTCCATTGCTCAATCGGTTTCTAAAAAGCCATTAGAAATAGGCGAGACTTTAAGCTTCAATTCTAAATACTTAAAAGAAAAAAGAGTTTTAAATGTGTATTTACCTGAGAGTTACTCCAGTAGCGCTAATGAAACGTATCCCGTAATTTATGTTCTGGATGGTTCTATAGATGAAGATTTCTTACACATGGCAGGATTGATTCAATTCCAATCTTACCCATGGATCAACAAAGTTCCAGAGGCTATCGTAGTGGGCATCGCAAATGTGGATCGCAAACGAGACTTTACAGATGAATCCAGCCAGGCTGCCGACAAAAAAGAGCTGCCAACTAGCGGTGGGTCTAGTGCTTTTATCTCTTTTCTAGACGACGAAGTAATTCCGTTGATTGAAAAATCCTATCGGACTAATGATTCCTCTACAATTGTTGGGCAATCTTTAGGTGGACTTTTAATTACTGAAATTCTTTACCGTCATTCTAATATGTTTGACAATTATTTGATCGTGAGCCCTAGTCTATGGTGGGACGATGAGCGCTGGTTGCTTTCAGAGCCGGCATACATTAATAATAGTAAGAGTGTTTACATAGCCGTGGGTAAGGAAGGTGAAGTTATGGAGCGAGTCGCTCAATCGTTGTATGAAAAACTTCAATTGATGATAGGTAAAGATCACTCCATCCACTTTAGGTATTTTGACAATTTAGATCACGGAGACACCTTACATCTCGCGGCATATCATGGTCTCGAAGAAATCTTCAAATTTCGACGCATGTAA
- a CDS encoding FKBP-type peptidyl-prolyl cis-trans isomerase, with the protein MSQVQANDTVKVHYTGKLKNDGRVFDTSENREPLEAKLGQGQLIPGFEKGLIDMKVNEKKTIEIPMDEAYGDVQKELFHKVEKDKLPEEIKPEVGMGLMAQNPDGTERQLRVADVKDDFIIVDANHPLAGQDLVFELEVVGIN; encoded by the coding sequence ATGAGTCAAGTACAAGCAAACGACACCGTAAAAGTACATTACACAGGTAAACTGAAAAATGATGGCCGTGTCTTTGACACTTCAGAAAATAGAGAACCACTTGAGGCTAAATTAGGTCAAGGCCAATTGATTCCAGGGTTTGAAAAAGGATTGATTGACATGAAAGTCAATGAAAAAAAGACCATTGAAATCCCAATGGATGAAGCTTATGGAGATGTTCAAAAAGAACTTTTTCATAAAGTAGAAAAAGATAAATTACCAGAAGAAATCAAGCCAGAAGTAGGCATGGGACTTATGGCACAAAATCCAGATGGAACAGAACGCCAATTGCGCGTCGCAGACGTTAAAGATGATTTCATTATTGTGGATGCAAATCACCCACTGGCAGGACAGGATTTAGTTTTTGAACTAGAAGTAGTAGGAATCAACTAG
- a CDS encoding PH domain-containing protein: MSFIDKMLGNAGEVSVEELLKEYGHLLIENENVEMGFVLFRDVFLFTTKRLILIDKQGFTGKKMDMKSMPYKSISRFSLETAGTFDRDAELKIWISSENLPSVSKKFSKAVDVFKVQRLLASKTC; encoded by the coding sequence ATGAGTTTTATAGATAAGATGTTAGGTAATGCAGGTGAGGTTTCTGTTGAGGAGCTTCTCAAAGAATACGGTCATTTGCTCATTGAAAATGAGAATGTAGAAATGGGATTCGTTTTGTTTAGAGATGTGTTTCTATTCACAACCAAGAGGTTGATCTTAATAGATAAACAAGGTTTTACTGGAAAAAAAATGGATATGAAATCCATGCCTTATAAAAGTATTTCTAGATTTTCTTTAGAAACTGCAGGTACTTTTGATCGTGATGCCGAATTGAAAATCTGGATTTCCAGTGAGAATCTACCTAGCGTGAGCAAGAAATTCTCTAAAGCGGTAGATGTATTTAAAGTACAGAGACTTTTAGCTAGTAAAACCTGTTAA
- a CDS encoding bacteriorhodopsin-like produces the protein MNNLLLNIEVVRLAADDYVGFTFFVGCMAMMAASAFFFLSMSSFERKWRTSILVSGLITFIAAVHYWYMRDYWSGFAESPVFFRYVDWVLTVPLMCVEFYLILKVAGAKKSLMWKLIFLSVVMLVTGYFGEAVDRGNAWLWGLFSGVAYFWIVIEIWFGKAKKLAVAAGGDVLAAHKTLCWFVLVGWAIYPIGYMAGTPGWYDSIFGGWDLNVIYNIGDAINKIGFGLVIYNLAVQATNKKDGLVN, from the coding sequence ATGAATAATTTACTCTTAAATATCGAGGTAGTGCGATTAGCCGCCGACGATTATGTAGGCTTCACCTTTTTTGTAGGGTGTATGGCCATGATGGCAGCAAGTGCCTTCTTCTTCTTATCCATGAGTAGTTTTGAAAGAAAGTGGCGCACTTCTATCTTAGTCTCTGGACTCATTACGTTTATTGCTGCAGTACATTACTGGTACATGCGCGATTACTGGTCTGGCTTTGCAGAGTCGCCTGTGTTTTTTAGGTATGTGGACTGGGTGCTTACCGTGCCGTTGATGTGTGTGGAATTCTACTTGATCCTTAAAGTAGCAGGAGCAAAGAAATCATTGATGTGGAAGTTAATATTCCTATCAGTAGTAATGCTGGTTACAGGATACTTCGGTGAGGCGGTAGATAGAGGTAATGCTTGGTTATGGGGTCTCTTTTCAGGAGTAGCATATTTTTGGATTGTTATTGAAATTTGGTTTGGTAAGGCTAAAAAGCTCGCAGTTGCAGCTGGAGGCGATGTTCTAGCCGCTCACAAAACACTTTGCTGGTTTGTATTAGTTGGTTGGGCGATTTACCCTATTGGTTACATGGCGGGAACTCCAGGATGGTATGACTCCATTTTTGGAGGATGGGATCTCAACGTGATTTACAACATTGGAGACGCTATTAATAAAATCGGTTTCGGTCTTGTAATCTATAATCTTGCTGTACAAGCAACGAATAAGAAAGATGGATTAGTTAATTAA
- a CDS encoding Brp/Blh family beta-carotene 15,15'-dioxygenase, translating to MEASKNLYNGILILSLFALWLALRITDGVEYTISIMLILSIGIGHGANDLKIYFKKEKLSWRKIISFIAVYALMVASIFCGFFLLPDLMLCLFLLASGYHFGQEHFEKYTLDRSILTYLFEMSYGLSIILCLLYINSAESLAVINDLIETEITADWLMISLIGSTVICLFTGIKTIRSIAGSNILRELLYLLVLFVLFDSSSLIWGFGIYFVLWHSVPSMYQQIEHLHGAVSLKTLWKYIKNSLLYWLLALGFLAALYYVLIDNETLFLTILVSFLGAITFPHLLVMHRLYKQ from the coding sequence ATGGAGGCATCAAAAAATTTATATAACGGTATTCTCATCCTTAGTCTTTTTGCACTATGGCTTGCATTGAGAATCACAGATGGAGTAGAATACACGATTTCCATCATGCTCATATTATCGATTGGAATAGGTCATGGCGCTAATGATTTAAAGATTTATTTCAAAAAAGAAAAGCTTAGCTGGCGCAAAATCATTTCATTTATAGCGGTTTATGCACTGATGGTAGCCAGCATATTTTGCGGCTTCTTTTTACTTCCTGATCTAATGCTGTGTCTATTTCTTTTAGCAAGCGGTTATCATTTTGGGCAAGAGCATTTTGAAAAGTATACATTAGATCGTTCCATACTTACCTACTTATTTGAAATGAGTTATGGACTTTCTATCATCCTGTGCTTGCTGTATATAAATAGCGCGGAAAGTCTTGCGGTAATAAACGATTTAATTGAGACTGAAATAACGGCTGACTGGTTGATGATTTCTCTTATCGGGAGCACTGTAATATGTTTATTTACTGGAATTAAAACCATACGATCTATCGCTGGCAGCAACATTCTAAGAGAATTACTGTATTTGTTAGTTCTATTTGTGCTGTTTGATAGCAGCAGCTTGATTTGGGGCTTTGGAATCTATTTCGTCCTATGGCATAGTGTTCCCTCAATGTACCAACAAATTGAGCATTTACATGGCGCCGTCTCCTTGAAAACACTTTGGAAGTATATCAAAAACTCTCTACTCTATTGGCTATTAGCCTTAGGTTTTCTGGCAGCACTCTATTATGTTTTAATAGACAATGAAACTTTATTTCTAACAATATTGGTCTCCTTTCTAGGTGCGATAACTTTCCCACACTTGCTGGTGATGCATCGATTGTACAAACAATGA
- the ffh gene encoding signal recognition particle protein, translating to MFDNLTDKLDKAMHVLKGHGSITEVNVADTLKEIRRALVDADVNYKIAKEFTATAKEKAIGQGVLTTLKPGQLLTKIVKDELTELMGGSVEGMNLSGNPSIILMSGLQGSGKTTFSGKLANYLKTKKSKKPLLVACDIYRPAAIDQLHVVGEQIGVEVFSNRDEKDPVKISEAAIAYAKQNGFNAVIIDTAGRLAIDEQMMKEIADVHAAVKPHETLFVVDSMTGQDAVNTAKAFNERLNFDGVVLTKLDGDTRGGAALSIKSVVDKPIKFIGTGEKMEAIDVFYPERMADRILGMGDVVSLVERAQEQFDEEEARKLSKKIAKNQFGFDDFLSQIQQIKKMGNMKDLMGMIPGAGKMLKDVDIDDDAFKGIEAIIHSMTIEERTQPQVINGSRKKRIAAGSGTSVTEVNQLLKQFDQMSKMMKMMQGGKGKAMMQAMSKMR from the coding sequence ATGTTTGATAATTTAACGGACAAACTGGACAAGGCGATGCACGTCCTTAAAGGACATGGTAGCATCACTGAGGTTAATGTGGCTGATACACTTAAGGAAATACGTCGCGCACTTGTCGATGCGGATGTGAATTATAAAATCGCCAAAGAATTCACGGCGACTGCAAAAGAAAAAGCAATAGGCCAAGGTGTTCTTACCACCCTTAAGCCAGGACAACTTCTAACTAAAATTGTCAAAGACGAGCTCACGGAACTTATGGGAGGCTCTGTTGAAGGGATGAATCTTTCTGGCAATCCTAGTATTATATTGATGTCCGGTTTGCAAGGTTCAGGTAAAACGACTTTTTCTGGAAAATTGGCAAATTATCTCAAAACCAAAAAAAGTAAAAAGCCCCTATTAGTTGCTTGTGACATTTACCGTCCTGCAGCAATTGACCAGTTGCATGTAGTGGGAGAGCAAATAGGCGTTGAGGTTTTTTCCAACAGAGACGAGAAAGATCCTGTAAAAATTTCTGAAGCTGCAATAGCATATGCTAAACAGAACGGTTTCAACGCCGTGATAATAGATACTGCTGGTCGTCTTGCTATCGACGAGCAAATGATGAAAGAAATTGCAGATGTACATGCTGCGGTGAAGCCACACGAGACCTTATTTGTTGTGGATTCCATGACTGGTCAAGATGCCGTGAATACAGCCAAAGCCTTTAACGAGCGTTTAAATTTTGACGGTGTTGTACTTACTAAATTAGATGGTGACACCCGTGGTGGTGCCGCACTATCTATTAAATCTGTAGTAGATAAGCCTATCAAATTTATAGGTACTGGAGAAAAAATGGAAGCGATTGATGTGTTCTACCCAGAGCGTATGGCAGATCGTATTCTAGGGATGGGTGATGTGGTATCTCTTGTAGAACGTGCACAAGAGCAGTTTGATGAAGAGGAAGCAAGGAAGTTGAGTAAAAAGATCGCTAAGAACCAGTTCGGTTTTGATGACTTCTTATCCCAAATCCAGCAAATCAAAAAAATGGGTAACATGAAGGACCTGATGGGAATGATCCCTGGCGCAGGTAAAATGTTGAAAGATGTCGATATTGATGACGATGCTTTTAAAGGTATAGAAGCCATCATTCATTCTATGACAATTGAAGAGCGCACCCAGCCTCAAGTAATCAATGGTTCCCGTAAGAAGCGTATCGCAGCAGGAAGCGGTACCAGCGTTACTGAAGTAAACCAGCTATTGAAGCAATTTGACCAGATGAGCAAGATGATGAAAATGATGCAAGGTGGCAAAGGAAAAGCCATGATGCAGGCGATGAGCAAAATGCGCTAA
- a CDS encoding bifunctional 5,10-methylenetetrahydrofolate dehydrogenase/5,10-methenyltetrahydrofolate cyclohydrolase, with protein MIILDGKKTSNDIKDEITQIVQEMKNNGEKVPHLAAVIVGNDGASLTYVGSKVRACERVGFESTMVRMPNTTSETELLREIHKLNKNPDIDGFIVQLPLPKQIDTQKVLMAVDPDKDVDGFHPTNFGRMALDMSTFIPATPFGILELLERYDVSTKGKHTVVIGRSHIVGRPMSILMGRKGFPGNSTVTLTHSHTKNITQITSQADIIITALGVPGFLKAEMVKEGAVIIDVGITRVPDESRERGYYITGDVDFENVSKKVSHITPVPGGVGPMTIAMLLKNTLLARERHREASGQ; from the coding sequence ATGATCATTTTAGACGGTAAAAAAACTTCAAACGATATAAAGGACGAGATCACACAGATCGTCCAAGAGATGAAGAATAACGGTGAGAAAGTACCACACCTTGCCGCAGTTATCGTTGGGAATGATGGAGCGAGTTTGACTTATGTAGGATCTAAGGTCCGTGCCTGTGAACGTGTAGGTTTTGAAAGTACCATGGTACGCATGCCTAACACTACCAGCGAAACAGAATTGCTGCGTGAAATTCATAAATTAAACAAGAATCCAGACATTGATGGATTTATTGTTCAATTGCCGTTGCCTAAGCAAATAGATACCCAAAAAGTATTGATGGCCGTGGATCCAGACAAAGATGTAGACGGCTTTCACCCGACTAATTTTGGTCGTATGGCACTGGACATGAGCACGTTTATTCCTGCAACACCATTTGGGATTTTAGAGTTATTAGAACGTTACGACGTATCTACTAAAGGGAAACACACTGTTGTTATTGGAAGATCCCATATCGTGGGACGTCCTATGAGTATTTTGATGGGACGCAAAGGGTTTCCCGGAAATTCTACAGTGACTTTAACGCACAGCCACACTAAAAACATCACACAAATCACCTCGCAGGCTGATATTATCATTACAGCTTTGGGCGTTCCCGGATTCCTAAAAGCCGAAATGGTAAAAGAAGGTGCTGTTATTATCGATGTAGGCATTACTCGTGTTCCTGACGAGTCTAGAGAACGTGGTTATTATATTACGGGTGACGTAGATTTTGAAAACGTTTCTAAAAAAGTAAGTCACATCACTCCCGTTCCTGGAGGTGTAGGCCCTATGACTATTGCGATGTTATTGAAAAATACGTTGCTAGCCAGGGAGCGTCATAGAGAAGCTTCAGGGCAGTAA